A region from the Cyprinus carpio isolate SPL01 chromosome A8, ASM1834038v1, whole genome shotgun sequence genome encodes:
- the LOC109112064 gene encoding homeobox protein Nkx-2.5-like, giving the protein MLPSPVTSTPFSVKDILKLEQQHALNPSGFMGAEQDTVPLQSLQLQCMQSTLSRSLDLLYSPEKHSVIAGEQLKCALNSDDFDIVRSSCGSQTEEEMDPNEETSMCPFDDSSYNARKDETPGEKPKQRLRRKPRVLFSQTQVFELERRFKQQRYLSAPERDHLAHVLKLTSTQVKIWFQNRRYKCKRQRQDKSLELAGPRRVAVPVLVRDGKPCHAAPYNVTVSYPYNNYYNSYGNNPYHCSFTSVPPFANTSQIPNHFVDMNLTTGCTDGIRSW; this is encoded by the exons ATGCTTCCGAGTCCTGTAACCTCTACTCCCTTTTCGGTAAAGGACATCCTCAAACTGGAGCAGCAACATGCTCTGAACCCCAGTGGATTCATGGGTGCTGAACAGGACACTGTCCCGCTGCAGTCGCTCCAGCTTCAGTGCATGCAGAGCACACTGAGCAGGAGCCTGGATCTCCTCTACAGCCCCGAGAAACACAGCGTGATCGCCGGGGAACAGCTGAAATGCGCCCTCAATTCAGACGACTTTGACATCGTCAGAAGCTCCTGCGGATCTCAAACGGAGGAGGAAATGGATCCAAACGAAGAAACAA gcATGTGTCCATTTGACGATTCCAGTTATAATGCTAGAAAAGATGAAACACCGGGAGAAAAACCAAAGCAGAGGCTGCGCAGGAAACCCCGAGTGCTCTTCTCTCAGACTCAAGTGTTTGAGCTGGAAAGACGCTTCAAGCAGCAAAGATACCTTTCAGCACCCGAGCGAGACCACCTGGCTCATGTTCTGAAGCTCACCTCAACACAGGTCAAAATATGGTTCCAGAACCGGAGGTACAAGTGTAAGAGACAGCGCCAGGATAAAAGTCTGGAACTGGCCGGCCCGCGGAGGGTGGCGGTGCCCGTGCTGGTGCGAGATGGCAAACCATGTCATGCAGCTCCGTACAACGTCACTGTGTCATATCCCTACAATAACTATTACAACAGCTATGGAAATAACCCATACCACTGTAGCTTCACTTCTGTACCACCGTTTGCCAACACAAGTCAAATACCCAACCACTTCGTGGATATGAATTTGACGACGGGATGTACTGATGGGATCAGGAGTTGGTGA